A stretch of Henckelia pumila isolate YLH828 chromosome 4, ASM3356847v2, whole genome shotgun sequence DNA encodes these proteins:
- the LOC140860849 gene encoding uncharacterized protein, with the protein MEEEQEQPVYRSMMDLALPNIESSRPSIIRPTVAANHFEIKPAILQMIQNTLKFGGTVIDEPYVHLTNFLEICDTFKIQGVSDDAIRLRLFPFSLRDKAKAWLTNLPAGSIMTWDDLAKYFLTKYFPPSKLMKLRTDITTFFQGEQETFYEAWERYKDLLRRCPHHQLPDGLVVQTFYYDLSHSNHTMLDAAAGGNLLRKSSEDGYELIEEMASSSYHPLSERSAARKSNGIHQVDAFTSVAAQLEVMNKRIEELSIGNSVMRVQEVWCEKCGAEHFTKDCQTFSQPEGVMASHMGNQNRPRNDPFSNSYNPGWRQHPNFSWSGQNNKPYGNQNYGRQPQEGKSSLEQMMQQFISSTETRMQNQDASIKNLENQIGQLAKTISSRDQGTLPGDTEKNPKEQVKAIELRSGKTVEHAPQVEKEPELATSTRIAGKSSIPTLSPTSQAKIVVPPPFPAALKKAKLDSQFGKFLEVFKKLNINISFADALMQMPSYAKFLKEILSNKMKLKEHAMISLTENFSALEIELGRTKVHQNVVTTGRQVHQISTGDNRGRACKSGQIHLPRGLRGVIYGRGFGHAVTP; encoded by the exons atggaagaagaacaagaacaaCCAGTTTACAGATCCATGATGGATCTCGCCTTACCAAACATCGAAAGTTCTAGACCAAGCATCATCAGGCCAACTGTAGCGGCAAATCACTTTGAGATAAAACCTGCTAttcttcaaatgattcagaacaCACTTAAATTTGGCGGGACTGTCATTGATGAACCCTATGTGCACCTCACAAATTTTCTGGAAATTTGTGATACATTCAAGATACAGGGAGTTTCTGATGATGCTATTCGTTTGCGTTTATTCCCTTTTTCACTACGAGATAAGGCGAAAGCATGGCTGACAAATTTACCTGCAGGTTCCATCATGACTTGGGATGATCTGGCGAAATATTTCCTCACCAAATACTTTCCACCATCTAAGTTAATGAAACTAAGAACTGACATCACAACTTTTTTCCAAGGAGAACAGGAAACATTTTATGAAGCATGGGAGCGCTACAAAGATCTACTAAGGAGATGTCCACACCACCAATTACCAGACGGTCTTGTAgtacaaactttttattatGATCTTTCTCACTCTAATCATaccatgttagatgcagctgcaGGTGGAAATTTACTGCGAAAATCGTCAGAGGATGGTTATGAATTAATTGAGGAAATGGCATCTAGTAGCTATCACCCTTTATCTGAAAGGAGTGCAGCCCGGAAATCTAATGGGATTCATCAGGTTGATGCATTCACATCAGTGGCCGCTCAACTTGAAGTCATGAACAAGAGAATTGAGGAACTGAGTATAGGAAACTCTGTGATGCGAGTTCAAGAAGTATGGTGTGAAAAATGTGGTGCAGAACATTTCACGAAAGACTGTCAAACATTTTCTCAACCAGAGGGAGTTATGGCAAGTCACATGGGGAATCAAAATCGCCCAAGGAATGACCCATTCTCGAACTCCTATAATCCAGGGTGGAGACAACATCCAAATTTCTCGTGGAGTGGACAGAACAATAAGCCATATGGGAATCAGAACTACGGCAGACAGCCTCAAGAAGGGAAATCGAGTTTAGAGCAGATGATGCagcaattcatatcatctactGAAACCCGGATGCAGAATCAAGATGCTTCGATAAAGAATCTGGAGAATCAGATAGGGCAATTGGCCAAAACAATTTCCAGCAGAGATCAGGGTACCTTGCCGGGTGACACGGAGAAGAATCCGAAGGAGCAGGTAAAAGCAATTGAACTGAGGAGTGGGAAGACAGTAGAGCATGCACCACAGGTCGAGAAAGAGCCAGAATTGGCTACATCAACAAGAATTGCAGGTAAGTCATCTATCCCAACACTTTCACCCACTTCACAAGCAAAAATTGTTGTGCCACCACCTTTTCCTGCAGCCCTGAAGAAGGCAAAACTAGATTCTCAGTTTGGAAAATTCCTAGAAGTattcaagaaattgaatatTAATATTTCCTTTGCCGATGCACTGATGCAAATGCCAAGTTATGCAAAGTTCTTGAAAGAGATCCTCTCCAACAAGATGAAATTGAAGGAGCATGCAATGATTAGTCTGACTGAGAATTTCTCAGCACTG GAAATTGAGCTTGGGAGAACCAAAGTCCACCAGAATGTCGTTACAACTGGCAGACAGGTCCATCAAATATCCACGGGGGATAATCGAGGACGTGCTTGTAAAAGTggacaaattcatcttccccgTGGACTTCGTGGTGTTATATATGGAAGAGGATTTGGACATGCTGTTACGCCTTAA